One Arthrobacter sp. Soc17.1.1.1 DNA segment encodes these proteins:
- the parA gene encoding ParA family partition ATPase, translating into MKVIAVLNQKGGAGKTTLATHLARGLQLSGQSTLLVDSDPQGSARDWAAVREDHPLTVLGIDRPTIDKDIKALAKVDYVVIDGAPQAADLAVSAVKAADVILIPVQPSPYDIWATSDLVDLVKRRIEITDGKLRAAFVVSRAIAGTNIGKDIAQVLEGYELPVLTSRIHQRVDYPGTAATGSTVLEMYPKSEAAKEVLELIAEVEQFTNAEMSI; encoded by the coding sequence TTGAAAGTCATCGCCGTACTGAACCAGAAGGGTGGCGCCGGGAAGACAACCCTGGCCACGCATCTAGCCCGAGGACTTCAGCTCTCGGGGCAATCTACCCTCCTCGTCGACTCCGACCCTCAGGGAAGTGCCCGTGACTGGGCCGCAGTTCGCGAGGATCACCCGCTAACCGTCCTCGGGATCGATCGACCCACCATTGACAAGGACATCAAAGCCCTGGCCAAGGTGGACTACGTCGTTATCGACGGAGCCCCGCAAGCTGCCGACCTCGCCGTATCCGCCGTGAAAGCAGCTGACGTCATCCTGATCCCCGTCCAGCCTTCGCCCTACGACATATGGGCCACCTCGGACCTCGTGGACTTAGTGAAGCGTCGCATCGAGATTACGGACGGCAAGTTGCGCGCAGCTTTCGTAGTCTCGCGCGCAATCGCTGGCACGAACATCGGCAAGGACATCGCCCAGGTTCTTGAAGGCTACGAGCTGCCCGTTCTCACTAGTCGCATCCACCAGCGTGTTGACTACCCCGGAACGGCAGCTACCGGCAGCACCGTCTTGGAAATGTACCCAAAGTCTGAAGCAGCCAAGGAAGTCCTCGAACTGATCGCCGAAGTTGAGCAGTTCACCAACGCGGAAATGAGTATTTGA
- a CDS encoding PIN domain-containing protein: MIVIVPDTNILFNSPLLDAGPWKSLGDHREEWAIQIAVPDVVEMETIRKVREKWTQECKPFEDARLGKFGLQDDVTAITKAIKARIDSYEADLMRRFTELGAEVVSPSAVDHLEIANRAAYGIAPYQHRTRDGYRDTVIWLTVMSIAEENPDAEVWFVSDNHKDFGPIPPNWTGDNQGSHNDCPILFHSHLRKDLDARGLVQRVKYVTSLQTLEQHLAALHGPISDDEMTALISELDGPALSFLLEEQMNGQEISPSQAALSLNAVSASIANADSTGYTWHYSDPARRGQGRWTANFEITVDATIQTRTHSGDAVLVSKPLKTGGRITFNQSSKVESLELFTIESLPSDPNRSLWTEEARRQRMVSLAYLNLFDFPGPLPEIDTSSWLPGIKWSDFLKSHFDTAGMLPGFDLSGFVPPIDVRGMFGGVDLSDVAATPGVANLIRAAGALTQAEQSSSEHDSGVEKSADSPLDLQSITNVNPGEDSPGFQNRQKKDDQ, encoded by the coding sequence GTGATCGTCATCGTCCCTGATACAAATATCCTGTTCAACTCTCCCTTGCTGGATGCTGGCCCGTGGAAATCACTAGGCGACCACCGAGAGGAATGGGCGATTCAGATCGCCGTCCCAGACGTTGTCGAGATGGAAACCATCCGTAAGGTTCGAGAAAAATGGACCCAAGAGTGCAAGCCGTTCGAGGACGCGCGTCTGGGAAAGTTTGGCTTACAGGATGACGTGACGGCGATTACTAAAGCGATCAAGGCTCGTATCGACAGCTACGAAGCCGACCTGATGAGAAGGTTCACCGAACTCGGAGCCGAAGTCGTCTCACCGTCGGCAGTGGATCATCTTGAAATCGCAAATCGTGCTGCCTATGGAATTGCTCCCTACCAACACAGAACAAGAGACGGCTACAGAGACACGGTGATCTGGCTCACTGTCATGTCTATAGCCGAGGAGAACCCGGACGCCGAAGTGTGGTTTGTCAGCGACAACCACAAAGACTTCGGCCCTATCCCGCCGAACTGGACCGGGGATAACCAAGGAAGTCACAACGACTGCCCCATCCTCTTTCATTCTCACCTTCGAAAGGACCTGGACGCTCGAGGGCTGGTGCAGCGGGTGAAATATGTGACCAGCCTGCAGACTTTGGAACAACACCTTGCTGCACTTCACGGACCCATCTCCGACGATGAGATGACTGCTCTCATCTCAGAGCTGGACGGGCCCGCACTGTCATTCCTCCTGGAGGAGCAGATGAACGGTCAGGAGATCTCTCCGTCCCAAGCAGCGCTGTCCCTGAACGCGGTCTCCGCTTCGATAGCGAACGCTGATTCCACCGGCTACACCTGGCACTACTCAGATCCTGCACGACGTGGCCAAGGCCGATGGACAGCAAACTTTGAGATCACTGTCGACGCAACTATTCAGACAAGGACGCACAGTGGGGATGCCGTGCTGGTATCAAAGCCCCTGAAGACCGGGGGACGAATCACTTTCAATCAGTCGTCAAAGGTCGAGAGTCTTGAACTTTTCACTATTGAGTCGCTGCCAAGCGATCCAAACAGATCCCTATGGACAGAGGAGGCGCGACGCCAGCGCATGGTTTCCCTGGCCTACCTCAATCTGTTCGACTTCCCCGGGCCGCTGCCCGAGATCGACACCTCATCTTGGCTACCTGGTATCAAGTGGTCCGATTTTTTGAAGTCTCACTTCGATACAGCAGGGATGCTTCCGGGGTTCGATCTTTCGGGCTTCGTGCCCCCCATCGACGTAAGAGGGATGTTCGGTGGCGTTGACTTATCAGACGTCGCGGCGACCCCGGGAGTCGCGAACCTCATCCGGGCAGCAGGTGCGCTAACACAGGCAGAGCAATCCTCGTCCGAGCATGATTCAGGCGTGGAGAAGTCGGCGGACTCACCGCTGGACTTGCAATCCATCACAAACGTAAACCCAGGCGAAGACTCCCCTGGGTTCCAGAATCGTCAAAAGAAAGATGACCAATGA